The DNA sequence CGACCAGTTCCTGAGCAAACGCGTGGGTAAGGGATGTATCCGCAGCGAGATAAGGATACATATACTGGTCGAACCGTCCTGGCGAGATAGAGTGGCCGCTGGATTCAATCTGCAACATGCTTTGAATAAACCAGAAGGTCTGGCAAGCTTCCCAGAAAGTCGTGGCGCCCTGTTCCGGGACGCGAGTACAGTTTTGCGCAATCTGTTCCAGCTCGCGCTGCCGAAGCGGATCTTTCTCTTCCTGAGCCAGACGGGAAGCCTCCTGCGCATAACGATGGGCAAAGGCAATCGCGGCTTTATAGGTGATAATCAGCGCGTGGTAGAACTGCTGGCGGCGGATATAATCCGGCTGGCTGCGATCAAGCTGTTCGAGCGCGCGGGTCACTTCATTGATAATGCCCTGAAAGCCGATTTTCAACACTTTGCCGTAATCCACGCTGACGTGTCCCACGCCGCCAAAGAAATAGTTCCCCACGGTAAAAACGCCGCCGGCCATACTGTCGTGCGTACCCTGAGACATATAAGATGCCGCCAGGGCACTGGTGGTTTTACCCGGCCAGTACTGAAATGCCTCGCGCAGCGCCTGCGCGGTTTCACTGGGAATTATGAAGGGATCGGCCAGACGATGTTCCATGGTCGTAAACTCTTTTTCTACCCAGTCGTAAGAAAACTCCGGGCAGATCTGCGTCGAACGGGGATGGATCGTTACTGCACCGACGATCAGCTCGTCGGTACGAATGACGATTGGCAGCGCGTTGAAGAGTTTCTCCACGGCTTTTGCCCGGCGCATGATGGCGGGTTGATGCTCGTTTTCTTTATACGCCTGCGTAACCAGTACCGCCCGTGCGGCCTCCACGTGAGGTCGGGCCTGAATAAGCCTGTTTTTCAGTCGTATAATGCGATCGGTCGGCTCTGAAAAACCTTTCTCTAACATAATTTCACTCCCTGAATACGGTGGTTGGATCGGGTAGCTTAAGTGGCGTCATGAGCAATGACCCGCATAGCTTCTTCCACAGCCGACAGCTCGCCAAATATTGCCAGCGTGGTGACGTGCTGTGGGCAACTGCCGGTAATTTCTGTCACTACTATCTGGGCACTTTTGCTGGCCAGATCGGCATAGAAATAGAGATCGGGCACCGGCAGCATCAGCAGCCCGACCGCATCAATGCGAATCAGCCCGACGCGGGCACGAAACTCTGCCGGCATCCGGCGCTGCAACATTGCCAGCGTATCGGGCGTGGGGGCCTTAATAAGACGCGTTTTCATGGTTAACAGCCTGTCTCAGCGGATATTAAGCGCCTCCACCATCACGCAGCGGCGGCAGCGGGTAAAAGAGCGGGCCGAGGTCAGCCCTTCTCCCGTCGGCCCGGCAATGGTAAAGGTGGTATAGCCCTCGCCGCCCACGCCGATCCCGGCAAAGGAAGGGCCATTTTTGACAAAAATAGTGGTCTGGATTTGGCGAGCCATTTTGCTCAGTTTATCGATATTGGTGGAATGCATTATCGCGGTGTGCCGATGCCCCTGCTCAACCTCTACAGCAAGTTCAATAGCCTCGTCCACGTTAGCCGCCCGCACCACGGGCAGAACCGGCATCATCATTTCATGAACGACAAAAGGATGGGATTTATCCGTTTCCAGCAGGATGACCCGAACTTCTTCAGGGGTGGTAATGCCCAACTGCTGAAGGATATAACGGGCATCTTTACCGACAAAAGCCGTTGCCGGTCCGCTTCCCTGCTCGTTCATTACCAGCCTTTGGAGCTGCTGGATCTGTTTTTTATCGCTTAACAACCAGGCGCCGCTTTTTTTCATGCAGTGAATAAGGTAGTCGGCAACCTGACTGACCACGATGACTTCTTTTTCGGCTATGCAGGGCAGATTATTATCGAAGCTACAGCCATTCACGATATCGCGGGCGGCCTTTTCTATATCCGCCGTTTCATCAACCACCACCGGCGGATTTCCGGCACCCGCCCCAATCGCTTTTTTGCCGGAGGCCATCACCGTTTTGACAATCGCCGGCCCGCCAGTGGCAACCAGCATGTTGATGCGGGGATCGGCAATCAGCGCAGTGGTGTTGTCGAGGGAGGGTTGTGACACCGTCACTACCAGATTTTCAGGCGCTCCCAGCGCCGCCAGCTTTTGGTTTATCAACGCAATAGCGTGCAGTGAAACATTACGCGATCGGGGATGCGGGCTGAACACGATGCTGTTGCCCGCCGACAGCATGCTGATGCTGTTATTAATGATCGTTTCCGTTGGGTTGGTGGTTGGCGTTATTGAGGCAATGACGCCCCAGGCGGAAAATTCCATCAGCGTCAGACCTCTGTCGCCGCTCTGCGCACGGGTGCAGAGATCTTCAGTGCCTGGCGTTTGCAGCGCTGCCACGCGGTTTTTAATCACCTTGTCAGCGCAATTGCCCATTCCCGTCTCTTCTACCGCCATCCGGGAAAGGGTGTTTAATACCTCTTCCTGCGAAAAGAGTTCACGAAGCCCGCGGATAAAAGCGTTACGATCCTGCATTGAACAGTGGTGAAACTGCACCTTCGCCCGTGCCGCTGCGCTAATCGCTTCCTCTACTGAGTCAAAGATACCGTCACAAACCGACAGGCCTTGCGTATATTTGCTAAGGACCTGCGAGACGGCCCGGGTAATTTCATCATCATTCATCTTCAAGCTTCCTTACCTGGCATCCCGATGTCCATTGAAATCAGATGTAGGGTGTGGTGGTGAATTTGATCGGTGTCGGATCCAGCGCGGCAAGCAGCTGTAAACCTGTCTCACGTGCGGCTATTACCGCCTGGCGAACCGCACCGGAATCCCCGGAGAAGGTGAAAATCACTTCATTACTGAAGCTGGTGCCTTTTGCCGGACTGGCATAACTGACCGCCTCGATAACGGCAGCTTTTGCCGCCGCATCGGCAATCACTACGCCAATCGCCGCAGGCGAAGCACAGGTCATACCAAACGCCTTTCCTGGTGGGGCGCCAAACGCCTTGTAGAGTGCATGGCTGGCGCGGGCGGTGTACTGAAACTCCAGATGTCCCGCAGGCGTACCATAAACATCTCCCATCGTGCGGGCGATTTCGCTGAGCGTGACTTCAACGGCACGGCGCACATCCGATACGTCTTCTGCACCAAAAATAATCATGCAGCCGTGGCCGCCGCCGCCTTCGGTATCCCGCGCCAGTTCAATCGCCACGATTTCGCTGTTGGTGGCTTTTACCGCTTCGTCGGCGGCAAAAATATGCGGGCCAGCGCCGGTTCGCCCGCCAATAATGCCCAGCGAACGGTATTTGCCGTCGATATGCATCACGTCATGCAGTTGGTTGTCGACATTCGCAATGACCAGACCAATCGTATGGCCCAGCGCCGTCCCGACAAACTCCGTTAATCCACATCCCTGCGTGTTGGTCCGTTTCTCAACTGACCGTTCTGCCGTCTCTTTGTTAATGACGTCAGAGATTATCTGCTGAATGCGTTCCTCATCGCGCATAGCCACCCTCCCCGGGCCTGATTAGCTGACGGCCTTAGGCAGGATTTTTTCCACTTCAATATGCGGTCGTGGAATGACATGTACCGACACCAGCTCGCCCACTTTACCCGCTGCGGCGGAACCCGCATCCGTCGCCGCTTTTACCGCACCGACATCGCCCCGTACCATGACCGTTACCAGCCCGGAACCGATTTTTTCATAGCCCACCAGCATCACATTCGCCGATTTGACCATGGTATCGGCGGCTTCAATCGCCGACACCAGCCCTTTTGTTTCAACCATACCTAATGCTTCCTGTTGCATAATAACCTCGCTAATGAAAGGAACAGAGGTTAAGGAACTTCATCCTTAACGGTTTAAAAGTGGTTCGCTGGCAATAAAGTTGCCTGCCTGCCGCCAGCTATCGCCGCGGCATCTTCAGCAATCATCTTTTCTTCGTTGGTCGGGATCACGGCGATAACCGGGCTGCCCGGCGCTGATATCACGCCGCTCTGCCCACCCCGAATAGCCAGATTTTTTTGCTCATCCAGACGCAGGCCAAACACCGCCAGCCGCCTGACCGTCAACTCGCGTACCAGCACGGAGTTCTCGCCAATGCCGCCGGTAAAAATGAGCGCGTCCAGCCGATCCAACGCGGCCAGATGTCCGCCTAAATGACGGGCCAGCCGGTGTACCATCACCTCAATCGCCAGCCTGGCGCGGGGAACGCCCTTTTCGCAGGCGGCCTGGAGCGTACGGCAATCGCTGGAGAGCCCCGACAGTCCGAGCAAACCGCATTGCGTGTTGGCAAGGTGGCAAAGCGATTCAATGGACTGCCCGGTGCATTTCGCCAGCCAGGCTGCCGCACCCAGATCCAGATCGCCGCAGCGCGTCCCCATGACCAGTCCCTCCAGCGGCGTCATCCCCATCGAGGTATCGACGCTGCGCCCATTTTTCACCGCGCAGACCGATGAACCGTTGCCAAGATGCGCAATAAGGATGCCGTGATGAGCAGGATCGAGTTGCAGATAAGCCACCGCTTCTGCTGCTATATAGCGATGCGAGGTGCCGTGAAAGCCATAGCGTCGGATCTGATAGCGTTGCTGAAATTCCAGCGGAATGGCATAGGTGTAAGCTTCCGGCGGCATTGTCTGGTGAAAAGCGGTGTCAAATACCGCAACCTGCGGCAGTTCAGGCAGCAGCGCGAGGGCCGCTTCAATGCCGATCAGATTTGCCGGATTATGCAAAGGGGCCAGCGGCGACACGCGGCGGATTTTATCGACGGTTTCCGGCGTCAGTAATACCGAATGCGTAAACTCGCTGCCGCCATGCGCGACTCTGTGCCCAATTGCGCAGAGCGAACCCAGCATATTCAGCCGGGTCAGCTGCGAAAACAGCAGGCTCAGCGCACACCGGTGGCTCGGCTCGTCAAGAACAAGCGTGGTTTTTTCGCCCTGGGCCTCGACGAAGCTCATACTCGCTTCCTGCTGCCCCAACCGTTCTGCTAACCCGGAGAAGACGGGCATCTTTTCCTGCAACGGCAGCACTGAAAATTTCAGCGAGGACGAGCCGCAATTAATGACTAAAACCCGTGAAGCTGAAGAGGCCATACTCCGATCTCCCCTGGCCAGAAAACTAAGCCGAAACCAGCGGGTAACGACTGTCGCTAAAGCGGAGAATCGCCGCACGGGCAATGGCGATATCCTGTTCAGCTGTTCCGCCGCTAACGCCAATACCGCCCAGTAATTGCCCCTGTGACCAGCACGGCAGTCCGCCTCCCAGCCAGCATATCCCTGGGTCAGCTGCCAGCGCGTGCAGCCCCATTGCGGGCTGAACCTGTCTGCCGAGCTCGTGCGTCGCCATTTTCAGCGCTACCGCCGTCCAGGCTTTCTGCGGAGCCAGTCGGTGGCTAATCAGCAACGCCTCTTCCATGCTAAAGAAATAGCGCTGATGACCGTGGGCATCCACCAGACTGAAGACTACCGGCACCTGCCGGGCCTCGGCCTCCTCACGTACGGCGTGGGCCAGCCATGCCGCGTCATCGAGATTCAGACCGGTTTTTGGCCGGGCTGTATGGCTGGCGATAGCAGTATCAATGCAAACTTCAAGCCTGGGCGTCTCAGAACCCTTATAATCGATCATCTTTATTCCTCATCCTGCTTCCCTTGTGTTGACGCATCATGCATTTTTAATGAATCCACGATGCCAACCACTGCCGCATCAATCACCGAATGGTCTGTCGCGTTGCTCATCCTGGCGGAAGTGCCGGTGGTGACGATAACGACTTCGCCATTTCCGGCACCCACGCAGTCCACTGCAACCTGGGCATACCCCGTAGGAAGATAGTGTTCATTCAGCCGCGCAACGACCAGCAACTTAGCCCCGTTGAGTGAGGCGTGCTTACTGGTGGAGACCAGTGCGCCGGTAACTTTTGCCAGATACATCGTTTCCCCTTAACGTCCCTGAATAACGCTGATATTCCACCGTCGAAGCTCGTCCCGGGCAGCCGGGGTAATTAACGTGTTCCGATCGAGATACAGGCTTTGCCCTGGTGTCATAAGCCGCACGTCCCGCAGTGCGATCAGGCGATCTTTTCTTTCCACGGGCTGGCTTCCCTTAACAACCACACCATACTGTTGCAGGGTGGCAATATGCCGGGCGATCAAGGCCCGGAGCGCGGAAGGAAGCCATGTTGCAGTGCATTCCGGGCCGAGCGTGGCGATCACCTTTTTCTGCCTGCCGAGCGCATAAAAAACCCACTCGCAGGCCACGTTGTCTCGCAGGCCCGACGCGATTTTCATCAGGCTGTTCAGCGACAGCGACGGCAAAAAAAGCAAAATAAAATCAGCGGGCTGTGACTGGATGCGGGGGTTTTCAAAACGTGCCGCGCCTCCCCGCTTAAGGTTCCACAGCTGACAGCCTGCTTTTACAGCGGACTGACTGGCGCTATGTGAGAAGGAAATTCGCAGCTGATAGCCTGCACGGTGCAGCGCTTCAAGGCACTTCAGGCTGCCTGACAGGCTCTCGATTTCGCCGCCGGTCATCACGATTTGCAGGCGTCCGGGCTGTGCCTGCCTGTGCGCGCTGAGGACCTGGCTGATTATCGCGTCCAGACGGTGCGCAAACGTCTGCGGCCTGCTCTCTTTCCGCGCCTCAGCCATGTCAGCACGCCTGCTGCCAGCGGTGAACGATATCGCCGTTATGCAGCCCAAAACCGTTCGCTTCTTCCCGATCTATATGCAGTTCCAGTACCGCATCCTCACTGACACGCACCCGCACATGTCGCATAATGCCGCCGCGTGGACCGGCCGCTTCAATGTCGATCTCCATGCCGTCAGATAATTTATGCTGTGCGGCTTGCTGCGGTGAAATATGCAGATGCCGCCAGGCAACAATGGTCCCGCGCTTTGCCTGCACTCGCCCGCGAGGGCCAAGGATCTCAATGCCTGCGGACTCCTGAAGTTCACCGGACATCCGCACCGGCGCTTTCACGCCCAGCACAAAGCTGTCGGCAATGGAAATTTCAATTTGGGTGGTGGTGCGCAGCGGCCCCAGCACCCGTACGCCGGCGATATCGCCTTTAGGGCCATGTAGCGTAACGGTCTGATCGGCGGCAAATTGTCCGGGCTGCTTCACTGCTTTCATCCGCGTTAACGTTGCGCCATAGCCAAACAGCGTTTCCATATCCGCCAGGCTGAGATGCAGATGATGATTGGAAATCCCTACCGGAATAGCCAGCCTTGTGGGCTGAATTCCCGCTGTTGCAGACAGCTCCTGCATAATTTGTCGGGTAAGCGTTAAGGCCTGCGGGCAATGGTTCATTCTTTTCTGTCCTTGTTAAGAGATTTCCGTCAGCAAGCGGTCAATATCCTGAGCCGTGGGCGTGCGCGGATTCGACAGGGTACAGGCATCGGCTAAGGCCGCAGAAATAACTGACTGACGCAGCCGGCAAATATTCTCCCGTGTAATACCGTATTCAGTGAGCGTTTCGGGAATAGCAAACTGCTGATTCAGATCGCGAATAAGATCGATTAATTGGCAAACTGCATGACGATCGTTATCCGTGTCGATCCCCATTATTTTTGCGCATCTCAGGTAACGCTCCGTTATTACTGGATTTTGCGTCGCGCAGTTATAGGCAATAATTTTCGGCAGCAGCATTGCGTTAATTCTGCCATGCGGAATATGCAGCATCCCGCCAATAGCATGCGCCATACCGTGGACCAAACCCAGCCCGGAGGAATTAAATGCCATTCCGGCCAGACAGGCCGCGTGATGCATTCGTATCCGCGCCTTAATATTTTTTTCCTGATAAAACACGTCGGGTAAATATTTGACGGTCAGGGCAATCGCTTTCTCGGCAAAAGCATCACTGAAATCATTAGCCCCCGTGGAAACCAGTGCCTCAATAGCATGCGTCAGCACGTCCATCCCTGTATCTGTCGCCACCTCTCGGGGGACGCTAAGCACCAGTTGAGGATCCAGAATCGCACTGTCGGGCAGGATATTCGCCGTAACCAGCGGATATTTTCGCCCATTTTCCGGGTCGGAGATAACTGCATAAGCGGTGGCTTCTGAGCCTGAACCACTGGTAGTGGGAATAGCAATCAGCTCAATGTCGCTGCCCATCTCTTCAAGCGTCACCTTAATGGCTTTTGCCGCATCCAGCGAGGATCCGCCGCCAAGCGCAATAATCACGTCGGGTTTGAAGTCGTTAAAACGTGCAGCTCCGGCCTTCACGATTTCCACATCGGGGTCCGGCCTGACATCCGCATAAATACAGACTGAAGCGCGTGGCATTGCCTCAATTAAAGACTGCGTTTTTCCTGATGACACCATAAATGCATCGGTGACAATACCCACCTTGCAGGCGTCAAGGCGTTGTAATGAGTGAATCGCTTTTTCACCGAAATAAATATCAGGTATGGATAGCAGATGACAAACCATGTTCTCAATTTCCTCAGGCGGCTGTTCTGACGTTTCTGGCGAGGAGACTGCGGATTAAATTAGCACTAACGGAGGAAGGACAAACTACGATTGCTTGCGCGGAGAGCGGATTAAATTGTGCTGTCGGTTTGGTAACTGACAAAATAATGCAGACGGAGTACAGGCGTATTAACTGATGAAGCAGCGGGTTTTGTCGATATATACTGCCCTGCGCCGGTTATCGCGCAGGGCGTGCTTTTTCCCCGGCGAGCAGCTTTATTTCAAATCCACCTGATAGAAAATATGTTTACCAAAGGGATCGACCTGATAGCCGCTCACTTCTTTTCTGACCGGTTCGAAAATGGTCGAATGGGCAATCATCACCGCGGGCGCCTGGTCGTGCATAATCTGCTGCGCCTGACGGTATAATTCAATACGTTTATTGTGATCCTGCTCGGCACGAGCCTGCGTAATCACCGTATCGAAAGGCTTGTAGCACCATTTGGAAGAATTCGAGCCGCCGTTCGCCGACGTACAGCTAAACAGAGGGCCAAAGAAATTATCCGGGTCGCCGGTCGCCGTGGTCCAGCCCATCAGCGCGGCCTGGTGTTCGCCATTTTTCACCCGTTTGAGATATTCACCCCATTCAAAGCTGACAATTTTCGCGTTGATACCGACATTGGCCCAGTCAGCCTGAATCATTTCCGCCATGCGCCGGGCATTGGGATTGTAAGGCCGCTGAACCGGCATCGCCCACAGCTCAATAGTGGTGCCGGGCTTGATGCCCGCCTGCTGAAGGAGGATTTTGGCCTGCTGTGGATCGTAAGCGTAATCTTTCAGCGCGTTGTCCGCGCTCCAGACATCAGGCGGCAGCAGGTTTTTTGCTACGGTTCCGGTTCCCTGGAAAACCGCCTGAATAATCGCCGGTTTATTAATTGCCATGGTCAGCGCCTGGCGCACCTTCAGGTTATCCAGCGGCGCTTTTTGCGTATTAAAAGCCAGGAAACCGGTGTTCAGGCCCGCCTTCTGCATTAACGTGACTGACGTGTTCTCTTTCATCCGTGGCAGATCGGCGGGGTTCGGAAACGGCATGACCTGACACTCGTTTTTCTCAAGCTTCGCCAAACGGACTGAGGCATCCGGCGTGATAGAGAAAACCAGCCGATCCAGCTTTGCTTTGCCCTGCCAGTATTGCGGGAAGGCGCGATAGAGAATGCGGGAATCCTTTTGGTACTGCACCAGCTCGAAAGGCCCGGTTCCCACCGGCTGCTGGTCGACCTTTTCCGGCGTGCCCGCCTTCAGCATCGCATCGGCATACTCGGCGGAGAGAACAGAGGCGAAGTACCAGCCTAAATCAGCCAGAAACGGCGCTTCG is a window from the Pantoea sp. CCBC3-3-1 genome containing:
- a CDS encoding BMC domain-containing protein, producing MKTRLIKAPTPDTLAMLQRRMPAEFRARVGLIRIDAVGLLMLPVPDLYFYADLASKSAQIVVTEITGSCPQHVTTLAIFGELSAVEEAMRVIAHDAT
- a CDS encoding aldehyde dehydrogenase family protein; translation: MNDDEITRAVSQVLSKYTQGLSVCDGIFDSVEEAISAAARAKVQFHHCSMQDRNAFIRGLRELFSQEEVLNTLSRMAVEETGMGNCADKVIKNRVAALQTPGTEDLCTRAQSGDRGLTLMEFSAWGVIASITPTTNPTETIINNSISMLSAGNSIVFSPHPRSRNVSLHAIALINQKLAALGAPENLVVTVSQPSLDNTTALIADPRINMLVATGGPAIVKTVMASGKKAIGAGAGNPPVVVDETADIEKAARDIVNGCSFDNNLPCIAEKEVIVVSQVADYLIHCMKKSGAWLLSDKKQIQQLQRLVMNEQGSGPATAFVGKDARYILQQLGITTPEEVRVILLETDKSHPFVVHEMMMPVLPVVRAANVDEAIELAVEVEQGHRHTAIMHSTNIDKLSKMARQIQTTIFVKNGPSFAGIGVGGEGYTTFTIAGPTGEGLTSARSFTRCRRCVMVEALNIR
- the pduB gene encoding propanediol utilization microcompartment protein PduB, whose amino-acid sequence is MRDEERIQQIISDVINKETAERSVEKRTNTQGCGLTEFVGTALGHTIGLVIANVDNQLHDVMHIDGKYRSLGIIGGRTGAGPHIFAADEAVKATNSEIVAIELARDTEGGGGHGCMIIFGAEDVSDVRRAVEVTLSEIARTMGDVYGTPAGHLEFQYTARASHALYKAFGAPPGKAFGMTCASPAAIGVVIADAAAKAAVIEAVSYASPAKGTSFSNEVIFTFSGDSGAVRQAVIAARETGLQLLAALDPTPIKFTTTPYI
- the grpH gene encoding propanediol utilization system shell hexameric protein GrpH; the protein is MQQEALGMVETKGLVSAIEAADTMVKSANVMLVGYEKIGSGLVTVMVRGDVGAVKAATDAGSAAAGKVGELVSVHVIPRPHIEVEKILPKAVS
- the tdcD gene encoding propionate kinase, with amino-acid sequence MASSASRVLVINCGSSSLKFSVLPLQEKMPVFSGLAERLGQQEASMSFVEAQGEKTTLVLDEPSHRCALSLLFSQLTRLNMLGSLCAIGHRVAHGGSEFTHSVLLTPETVDKIRRVSPLAPLHNPANLIGIEAALALLPELPQVAVFDTAFHQTMPPEAYTYAIPLEFQQRYQIRRYGFHGTSHRYIAAEAVAYLQLDPAHHGILIAHLGNGSSVCAVKNGRSVDTSMGMTPLEGLVMGTRCGDLDLGAAAWLAKCTGQSIESLCHLANTQCGLLGLSGLSSDCRTLQAACEKGVPRARLAIEVMVHRLARHLGGHLAALDRLDALIFTGGIGENSVLVRELTVRRLAVFGLRLDEQKNLAIRGGQSGVISAPGSPVIAVIPTNEEKMIAEDAAAIAGGRQATLLPANHF
- a CDS encoding heme-binding protein, translating into MIDYKGSETPRLEVCIDTAIASHTARPKTGLNLDDAAWLAHAVREEAEARQVPVVFSLVDAHGHQRYFFSMEEALLISHRLAPQKAWTAVALKMATHELGRQVQPAMGLHALAADPGICWLGGGLPCWSQGQLLGGIGVSGGTAEQDIAIARAAILRFSDSRYPLVSA
- a CDS encoding EutN/CcmL family microcompartment protein; this encodes MYLAKVTGALVSTSKHASLNGAKLLVVARLNEHYLPTGYAQVAVDCVGAGNGEVVIVTTGTSARMSNATDHSVIDAAVVGIVDSLKMHDASTQGKQDEE
- the pduL gene encoding phosphate propanoyltransferase produces the protein MNHCPQALTLTRQIMQELSATAGIQPTRLAIPVGISNHHLHLSLADMETLFGYGATLTRMKAVKQPGQFAADQTVTLHGPKGDIAGVRVLGPLRTTTQIEISIADSFVLGVKAPVRMSGELQESAGIEILGPRGRVQAKRGTIVAWRHLHISPQQAAQHKLSDGMEIDIEAAGPRGGIMRHVRVRVSEDAVLELHIDREEANGFGLHNGDIVHRWQQAC
- a CDS encoding 1-propanol dehydrogenase PduQ — encoded protein: MVCHLLSIPDIYFGEKAIHSLQRLDACKVGIVTDAFMVSSGKTQSLIEAMPRASVCIYADVRPDPDVEIVKAGAARFNDFKPDVIIALGGGSSLDAAKAIKVTLEEMGSDIELIAIPTTSGSGSEATAYAVISDPENGRKYPLVTANILPDSAILDPQLVLSVPREVATDTGMDVLTHAIEALVSTGANDFSDAFAEKAIALTVKYLPDVFYQEKNIKARIRMHHAACLAGMAFNSSGLGLVHGMAHAIGGMLHIPHGRINAMLLPKIIAYNCATQNPVITERYLRCAKIMGIDTDNDRHAVCQLIDLIRDLNQQFAIPETLTEYGITRENICRLRQSVISAALADACTLSNPRTPTAQDIDRLLTEIS
- a CDS encoding ABC transporter substrate-binding protein, translated to MKKLGIRMTMAALTLAVASGASAKTLVFCSEGSPENFNPQLFTSGTSVDASAVPIYNRLVDFKPGTTELIPSLAESWDISADGTVYTFHLRKGVKFHTTKLFKPTRDFNADDVIFSFMRQKDVNNPYHNVSNGTYANFESLEFGTLLKKIEKVDEHSVRFTLAHAEAPFLADLGWYFASVLSAEYADAMLKAGTPEKVDQQPVGTGPFELVQYQKDSRILYRAFPQYWQGKAKLDRLVFSITPDASVRLAKLEKNECQVMPFPNPADLPRMKENTSVTLMQKAGLNTGFLAFNTQKAPLDNLKVRQALTMAINKPAIIQAVFQGTGTVAKNLLPPDVWSADNALKDYAYDPQQAKILLQQAGIKPGTTIELWAMPVQRPYNPNARRMAEMIQADWANVGINAKIVSFEWGEYLKRVKNGEHQAALMGWTTATGDPDNFFGPLFSCTSANGGSNSSKWCYKPFDTVITQARAEQDHNKRIELYRQAQQIMHDQAPAVMIAHSTIFEPVRKEVSGYQVDPFGKHIFYQVDLK